One region of Brassica napus cultivar Da-Ae chromosome A10, Da-Ae, whole genome shotgun sequence genomic DNA includes:
- the LOC125579060 gene encoding U-box domain-containing protein 25-like — MMKANQKAKPHAPPRPLFSCGFFRRCTQSVLSPTSPHRKPTTTPSSSSSSSTSTSQSFTQWRFPHHADQTPSTVTLPPTPPPPPPLPVATTLQETFQIAELHLASVSQSDKLLALQLLERVVVPDPPSDPTCPPGLMRGLVSCLRSNSLVTAKYVTKILLALCLAEGNRHVAVEAGAARAVVETAAGLEISAVERALAALELMCTTAEGAAEVRGHAMTVPAMVAVMARLAGRGRENAISILAVVYGRGGVDGEEIAVAPAEEVARAVALALEGECTARGRRKGAHLLKTLEEYGRLDLSQNGS; from the coding sequence ATGATGAAAGCAAACCAGAAAGCGAAACCACACGCGCCACCGCGTCCTCTCTTCTCCTGCGGCTTCTTCCGCCGCTGCACACAGTCCGTCCTCAGTCCAACCTCTCCTCACCGTAAGCCGACCACCACCCCTTCCTCCTCTTCGTCCTCATCAACCTCCACCTCTCAAAGCTTCACTCAATGGCGTTTCCCGCATCACGCTGACCAAACTCCATCCACCGTCACTCTTCCTCCCACTCCTCCCCCTCCGCCGCCTCTTCCGGTCGCCACCACTCTCCAAGAAACGTTCCAGATCGCTGAGCTTCACCTCGCATCCGTCTCCCAGTCCGACAAGCTCCTCGCTCTCCAGCTGCTCGAGCGAGTCGTCGTACCCGACCCGCCGTCGGATCCGACTTGTCCTCCGGGTCTCATGCGAGGCCTCGTCTCTTGCCTCCGCAGCAACAGCCTCGTAACCGCCAAATACGTCACCAAGATCCTCCTCGCGCTCTGCCTCGCCGAAGGTAACCGTCACGTGGCGGTCGAGGCGGGAGCCGCTCGAGCGGTGGTGGAAACTGCGGCGGGGCTAGAGATCTCTGCGGTGGAACGCGCCTTAGCTGCGCTTGAGCTCATGTGCACGACGGCGGAAGGTGCGGCGGAGGTTCGTGGCCACGCGATGACGGTGCCGGCCATGGTGGCGGTGATGGCGAGGCTGGCCGGGAGGGGGAGGGAAAACGCCATAAGCATACTTGCGGTTGTATACGGAAGAGGAGGAGTTGACGGCGAAGAGATTGCGGTGGCGCCGGCGGAGGAAGTGGCGAGGGCGGTGGCTCTGGCGCTTGAAGGAGAGTGTACGGCGAGAGGGAGAAGAAAAGGGGCTCACCTGTTGAAGACCCTTGAGGAATATGGACGGTTAGATCTGAGTCAGAATGGGtcatga
- the LOC106369966 gene encoding protein EMBRYONIC FLOWER 1-like isoform X1, with protein MRSSTKVNSIVINLTGANNEIGMVECDGFSICDFIADGRETEPKKYWPFPEESASLVDKQGDSLPHWWPPSLGRTRNIDADGTNESGLPSNSTSIISTNGLNGSSSIIPSQSELNSRTAIDQERQRNIDIAGSAVVVNEDINCERSQVDDQRDNAVVETEDVNCERPQNDGQSDNAVVENENVNCERSQQDDQRDNDVAENEDVNCERSQKDDQRDNAAEENEDVNCERSQQNDQTDNNALVVNEDVNCERSQKDDQRVTRSSKKVHPPPFRTYALRNKTTKNYAVVEPIGNKRAEKQPNVEQLAVTEIAACAEDTQPEESESRSLFIGGAPSTRTRNVRTRRLAEVNGKRTVQKRKCRPGSSTTLSRNISTAGAASGNASKTVESAHGTESTESEFDKDPIKGKKKNVRFQVEDELDTEPEPEVDDEKDEDFYPWARRTKKVKIAKKKRATTAMNPSDKASSSVQPSLNETETVPSPPRDQGTEERVGTSLDDELASDGYVRKTNAPPVNERQENNRMRSSYVPVFGNPSIPNTGRGLGTGPGAIHFGSSSSNRTNQRNTSPSTQVAAQSTVPQKDASIPNTGRGLGTGPGAVYFGGGGSSNSNNRRSTPSSTQVAVPQKDASIPNDNSRRSTPPSTVVAAQSSVPQKDASVPNTSRLGSGPGAIYFGRSNNTPPSTVVAARSSVPQDASVSDRKGKGVMVQSHDERENTQEVPPKTPFLFDLNETYEDVTSLEDNTNAAREEDRVPIRSNQNSVEIFTPRQNSYMASSSVMPPPVQESRRRSSILFPGHNPEWMGNVPMASPYHHPSPSTYQPMRVPPHHYGAPSPPVWASSMIPPQYHQHHFSPPAPFNMDYPSMFAQAPSSEPRNLSYYGANLLNQAMMSRMDPRFRSNTPVDHHGNFGFAPRHVHPVNQFNQFVELQCSHERSVYSRTISNQGRFQRRRNAASFSNASTSYAANSSGSSSCVVSRYPGEISEIEPGNIYLVHQEDLHVPERISEFQQADEEQAGPITESG; from the exons ATGAGATCCTCCACTAAGGTCAACTCAATCGTCATAAATCTCACAGGCGCTAACAACGAGATTGGTATGGTAGAATGTGATGGTTTCTCCATATG TGACTTTATTGCTGACGGGAGAGAAACGGAGCCTAAAAAATATTGGCCGTTTCCAGAGGAGAGTGCTAGTTTGGTAGACAAACAAGGCGATTCTCTTCCTCATTGGTGGCCGCCTAGCTTGGGCCGCACCAGAAATATCGATGCTGATGGGACAAATG AATCTGGACTGCCATCAAATTCAACAAGTATAATTAGCACGAACGGGCTCAATGGCAGCTCTTCGATTATCCCTAGTCAAAGCGAACTGAATTCACGAACTGCCATTGATCAAGAGAGACAAAGGAATATTGATATTGCAG GCAGTGCTGTTGTGGTGAATGAGGATATAAACTGCGAAAGATCCCAGGTTGATGATCAGAGAG ATAACGCTGTTGTGGAGACTGAAGATGTTAACTGCGAAAGACCCCAGAATGATGGTCAAAGTG ACAATGCTGTTGTGGAGAATGAGAATGTAAACTGCGAAAGATCTCAGCAGGATGATCAGAGAG ATAATGATGTTGCGGAGAATGAAGATGTAAACTGCGAAAGATCTCAGAAGGATGATCAGAGAG ATAATGCTGCTGAAGAGAATGAGGATGTAAACTGTGAAAGATCTCAGCAGAATGATCAGACAG ACAATAATGCTCTTGTGGTGAATGAGGATGTAAACTGCGAAAGATCTCAGAAGGATGATCAGAGAG TTACTAGGTCTAGCAAGAAAGTTCATCCACCTCCGTTTAGAACATACGCCCTTCGGAACAAAACCACAAAGAATTACGCAGTGGTTGAACCAATAGGAAACAAGAGAGCTGAGAAACAACCAAACGTGGAGCAGCTGGCCGTGACTGAGATAGCTGCTTGTGCTGAAGACACGCAGCCTGAGGAGTCTGAGAGTAGAAGCCTTTTCATCGGTGGGGCGCCCAGTACGAGAACTCGGAACGTTCGCACGCGGAGACTCGCTGAAGTGAATGGTAAGCGTACAGTTCAAAAGAGGAAGTGCCGACCTGGGAGTAGCACTACACTGAGCAGGAATATAAGCACAGCTGGTGCAGCTTCAGGAAATGCCTCCAAAACCGTTGAATCTGCTCATGGTACTGAATCAACTGAAAGTGAGTTTGACAAAGATCCTATTAAGGGTAAGAAGAAGAACGTAAGGTTCCAGGTTGAAGACGAGCTTGATACAGAACCTGAACCTGAGGTTGATGACGAGAAGGATGAAGATTTTTATCCTTGGGCTAGGAGAACTAAGAAGGTCAAAATAGCCAAAAAGAAGAGAGCTACAACAGCAATGAATCCCAGTGACAAGGCTTCTTCGAGTGTGCAACCGTCATTGAATGAAACCGAGACGGTTCCTTCTCCACCAAGGGATCAGGGAACTGAGGAAAGAGTGGGTACTTCACTTGACGATGAGTTGGCTTCAGATGGATATGTCAGAAAAACTAACGCTCCTCCGGTTAATGAAAGGCAAGAGAATAACCGTATGAGGTCAAGCTATGTTCCAGTGTTTGGTAACCCTTCTATACCAAACACAGGTAGAGGGCTGGGAACTGGACCGGGTGCTATTCACTTcggcagcagcagcagcaacaggaCCAATCAAAGAAACACCTCTCCTTCAACACAAGTTGCAGCTCAATCTACCGTGCCGCAAAAG GATGCTTCTATACCAAACACAGGTAGAGGGCTTGGAACTGGACCGGGTGCTGTTTACTTCGGCGGCGGCGGCAGCAGCAACAGCAACAATCGAAGAAGCACCCCTTCTTCTACACAAGTTGCCGTGCCGCAAAAG GATGCTTCTATACCAAACGACAACAGTCGAAGAAGCACCCCTCCTTCTACAGTAGTTGCAGCTCAATCTTCCGTGCCGCAAAAG GATGCTTCTGTACCAAACACAAGTAGGCTGGGAAGTGGACCGGGTGCTATTTACTTCGGCAGGAGCAACAACACCCCTCCTTCTACAGTAGTTGCAGCTCGATCTTCCGTGCCGCAG GATGCTTCTGTTTCAGACAGAAAAGGGAAGGGAGTTATGGTCCAAAGCCATGATGAAAGGGAGAACACTCAAGAGGTACCACCAAAAACACCTTTTTTGTTCGATCTCAATGAGACGTATGAGGATGTTACCTCGCTGGAGGACAACACCAACGCAGCAAGGGAAGAAGACCGTGTCCCCATTAGATCAAACCAGAACTCTGTTGAGATATTCACACCAAGGCAGAACTCTTACATGGCTTCTTCCTCAGTTATGCCTCCTCCGGTGCAAGAAAGCCGCCGACGCAGCTCAATTCTGTTTCCTGGACACAACCCCGAATGGATGGGGAATGTCCCAATGGCTAGTCCTTATCATCATCCATCTCCATCCACCTATCAGCCAATGCGTGTACCTCCTCATCACTACGGAGCACCTTCTCCACCAGTTTGGGCATCATCCATGATACCACCACAGTATCATCAACATCATTTCAGTCCTCCTGCTCCTTTCAACATGGATTATCCGAGTATGTTTGCACAAGCACCGAGCAGTGAACCGCGGAACCTCAGCTATTATGGGGCCAACTTGCTGAACCAAGCGATGATGAGCCGCATGGATCCTCGGTTTAGATCAAACACTCCCGTTGACCACCATGGGAACTTTGGTTTCGCTCCGAGACATGTTCACCCGGTTAACCAGTTTAACCAATTTGTTGAGCTTCAATGTAGTCATGAGAGGTCGGTTTATTCTAGAACCATCAGTAACCAAGGCAGATTCCAGCGAAGGAGAAACGCAGCGAGCTTCAGCAATGCCTCTACATCGTACGCAGCAAACAGTTCTGGTTCCTCTAGCTGCGTTGTTAGCCGTTACCCTGGTGAGATCAGCGAGATAGAGCCAGGGAATATCTACTTGGTACATCAAGAAGATCTGCATGTCCCTGAGCGCATTTCGGAGTTTCAGCAGGCTGATGAGGAGCAAGCTGGTCCAATTACAGAAAGTGGCTAA
- the LOC106372402 gene encoding coiled-coil domain-containing protein 25 — MVFYFKARPDAGDYTIFMGLDKFENEELIKYGFPEDVWFHVDKMSSAHVYLRLHKGQGFDDINVGVLEDCAQLVKANSIQGNKVNNVDVVYTPWSNLKKTASMDVGQVGFHNSKMVRTIRVEKRVNDIINRLNKTKVERTPDLRAEREAVNAAERAERKEHLREKKKREDIERLEKERQADMRSYKGLMVTDKMTSNKDIASSNKSIQELEDDFM; from the exons ATGGTGTTCTACTTCAAGGCACGACCAGATGCTGGGGACTACACCATCTTCATGGGGCTCGATAAGTTCGAGAACGAGGAGCTCATCAAGTACGGCTTCCCCGAAGACGTCTG GTTTCACGTTGATAAGATGTCGTCAGCTCACGTTTACTTGAGGCTGCATAAAGGCCAAGGCTTTGATGACATTAATGTAGGTGTGCTGGAGGattgtgctcagcttgtgaaAGCTAATTCCATTCAAG GCAATAAGGTGAACAACGTCGATGTTGTGTACACTCCTTGGTCCAACTTGAAGAAGACTGCCTCCATGGATGTTGGTCAAGTTGGCTTCCACAATTCAAAGATG GTCCGGACTATCAGAGTGGAGAAGCGAGTTAATGACATAATTAACAGgttgaacaaaacaaaagttGAGAGAACCCCTGATCTGAGAG CTGAGAGGGAAGCAGTGAATGCTGCTGAAAGAGCTGAGAGGAAAGAACACCTGAGGGAGAAG AAGAAACGTGAAGATATAGAGAGGCTGGAGAAGGAGAGGCAAGCAGACATGAGGAGTTACAAGGGATTAATGGTAACTGACAAAATGACATCCAACAAAGACATTGCTTCAAGCAACAAGTCTATTCAAGAGCTCGAAGATGATTTCATGTAA
- the LOC106369966 gene encoding protein EMBRYONIC FLOWER 1-like isoform X2 yields the protein MRSSTKVNSIVINLTGANNEIGMVECDGFSICDFIADGRETEPKKYWPFPEESASLVDKQGDSLPHWWPPSLGRTRNIDADGTNESGLPSNSTSIISTNGLNGSSSIIPSQSELNSRTAIDQERQRNIDIAGSAVVVNEDINCERSQVDDQRDNAVVETEDVNCERPQNDGQSDNAVVENENVNCERSQQDDQRDNDVAENEDVNCERSQKDDQRVTRSSKKVHPPPFRTYALRNKTTKNYAVVEPIGNKRAEKQPNVEQLAVTEIAACAEDTQPEESESRSLFIGGAPSTRTRNVRTRRLAEVNGKRTVQKRKCRPGSSTTLSRNISTAGAASGNASKTVESAHGTESTESEFDKDPIKGKKKNVRFQVEDELDTEPEPEVDDEKDEDFYPWARRTKKVKIAKKKRATTAMNPSDKASSSVQPSLNETETVPSPPRDQGTEERVGTSLDDELASDGYVRKTNAPPVNERQENNRMRSSYVPVFGNPSIPNTGRGLGTGPGAIHFGSSSSNRTNQRNTSPSTQVAAQSTVPQKDASIPNTGRGLGTGPGAVYFGGGGSSNSNNRRSTPSSTQVAVPQKDASIPNDNSRRSTPPSTVVAAQSSVPQKDASVPNTSRLGSGPGAIYFGRSNNTPPSTVVAARSSVPQDASVSDRKGKGVMVQSHDERENTQEVPPKTPFLFDLNETYEDVTSLEDNTNAAREEDRVPIRSNQNSVEIFTPRQNSYMASSSVMPPPVQESRRRSSILFPGHNPEWMGNVPMASPYHHPSPSTYQPMRVPPHHYGAPSPPVWASSMIPPQYHQHHFSPPAPFNMDYPSMFAQAPSSEPRNLSYYGANLLNQAMMSRMDPRFRSNTPVDHHGNFGFAPRHVHPVNQFNQFVELQCSHERSVYSRTISNQGRFQRRRNAASFSNASTSYAANSSGSSSCVVSRYPGEISEIEPGNIYLVHQEDLHVPERISEFQQADEEQAGPITESG from the exons ATGAGATCCTCCACTAAGGTCAACTCAATCGTCATAAATCTCACAGGCGCTAACAACGAGATTGGTATGGTAGAATGTGATGGTTTCTCCATATG TGACTTTATTGCTGACGGGAGAGAAACGGAGCCTAAAAAATATTGGCCGTTTCCAGAGGAGAGTGCTAGTTTGGTAGACAAACAAGGCGATTCTCTTCCTCATTGGTGGCCGCCTAGCTTGGGCCGCACCAGAAATATCGATGCTGATGGGACAAATG AATCTGGACTGCCATCAAATTCAACAAGTATAATTAGCACGAACGGGCTCAATGGCAGCTCTTCGATTATCCCTAGTCAAAGCGAACTGAATTCACGAACTGCCATTGATCAAGAGAGACAAAGGAATATTGATATTGCAG GCAGTGCTGTTGTGGTGAATGAGGATATAAACTGCGAAAGATCCCAGGTTGATGATCAGAGAG ATAACGCTGTTGTGGAGACTGAAGATGTTAACTGCGAAAGACCCCAGAATGATGGTCAAAGTG ACAATGCTGTTGTGGAGAATGAGAATGTAAACTGCGAAAGATCTCAGCAGGATGATCAGAGAG ATAATGATGTTGCGGAGAATGAAGATGTAAACTGCGAAAGATCTCAGAAGGATGATCAGAGAG TTACTAGGTCTAGCAAGAAAGTTCATCCACCTCCGTTTAGAACATACGCCCTTCGGAACAAAACCACAAAGAATTACGCAGTGGTTGAACCAATAGGAAACAAGAGAGCTGAGAAACAACCAAACGTGGAGCAGCTGGCCGTGACTGAGATAGCTGCTTGTGCTGAAGACACGCAGCCTGAGGAGTCTGAGAGTAGAAGCCTTTTCATCGGTGGGGCGCCCAGTACGAGAACTCGGAACGTTCGCACGCGGAGACTCGCTGAAGTGAATGGTAAGCGTACAGTTCAAAAGAGGAAGTGCCGACCTGGGAGTAGCACTACACTGAGCAGGAATATAAGCACAGCTGGTGCAGCTTCAGGAAATGCCTCCAAAACCGTTGAATCTGCTCATGGTACTGAATCAACTGAAAGTGAGTTTGACAAAGATCCTATTAAGGGTAAGAAGAAGAACGTAAGGTTCCAGGTTGAAGACGAGCTTGATACAGAACCTGAACCTGAGGTTGATGACGAGAAGGATGAAGATTTTTATCCTTGGGCTAGGAGAACTAAGAAGGTCAAAATAGCCAAAAAGAAGAGAGCTACAACAGCAATGAATCCCAGTGACAAGGCTTCTTCGAGTGTGCAACCGTCATTGAATGAAACCGAGACGGTTCCTTCTCCACCAAGGGATCAGGGAACTGAGGAAAGAGTGGGTACTTCACTTGACGATGAGTTGGCTTCAGATGGATATGTCAGAAAAACTAACGCTCCTCCGGTTAATGAAAGGCAAGAGAATAACCGTATGAGGTCAAGCTATGTTCCAGTGTTTGGTAACCCTTCTATACCAAACACAGGTAGAGGGCTGGGAACTGGACCGGGTGCTATTCACTTcggcagcagcagcagcaacaggaCCAATCAAAGAAACACCTCTCCTTCAACACAAGTTGCAGCTCAATCTACCGTGCCGCAAAAG GATGCTTCTATACCAAACACAGGTAGAGGGCTTGGAACTGGACCGGGTGCTGTTTACTTCGGCGGCGGCGGCAGCAGCAACAGCAACAATCGAAGAAGCACCCCTTCTTCTACACAAGTTGCCGTGCCGCAAAAG GATGCTTCTATACCAAACGACAACAGTCGAAGAAGCACCCCTCCTTCTACAGTAGTTGCAGCTCAATCTTCCGTGCCGCAAAAG GATGCTTCTGTACCAAACACAAGTAGGCTGGGAAGTGGACCGGGTGCTATTTACTTCGGCAGGAGCAACAACACCCCTCCTTCTACAGTAGTTGCAGCTCGATCTTCCGTGCCGCAG GATGCTTCTGTTTCAGACAGAAAAGGGAAGGGAGTTATGGTCCAAAGCCATGATGAAAGGGAGAACACTCAAGAGGTACCACCAAAAACACCTTTTTTGTTCGATCTCAATGAGACGTATGAGGATGTTACCTCGCTGGAGGACAACACCAACGCAGCAAGGGAAGAAGACCGTGTCCCCATTAGATCAAACCAGAACTCTGTTGAGATATTCACACCAAGGCAGAACTCTTACATGGCTTCTTCCTCAGTTATGCCTCCTCCGGTGCAAGAAAGCCGCCGACGCAGCTCAATTCTGTTTCCTGGACACAACCCCGAATGGATGGGGAATGTCCCAATGGCTAGTCCTTATCATCATCCATCTCCATCCACCTATCAGCCAATGCGTGTACCTCCTCATCACTACGGAGCACCTTCTCCACCAGTTTGGGCATCATCCATGATACCACCACAGTATCATCAACATCATTTCAGTCCTCCTGCTCCTTTCAACATGGATTATCCGAGTATGTTTGCACAAGCACCGAGCAGTGAACCGCGGAACCTCAGCTATTATGGGGCCAACTTGCTGAACCAAGCGATGATGAGCCGCATGGATCCTCGGTTTAGATCAAACACTCCCGTTGACCACCATGGGAACTTTGGTTTCGCTCCGAGACATGTTCACCCGGTTAACCAGTTTAACCAATTTGTTGAGCTTCAATGTAGTCATGAGAGGTCGGTTTATTCTAGAACCATCAGTAACCAAGGCAGATTCCAGCGAAGGAGAAACGCAGCGAGCTTCAGCAATGCCTCTACATCGTACGCAGCAAACAGTTCTGGTTCCTCTAGCTGCGTTGTTAGCCGTTACCCTGGTGAGATCAGCGAGATAGAGCCAGGGAATATCTACTTGGTACATCAAGAAGATCTGCATGTCCCTGAGCGCATTTCGGAGTTTCAGCAGGCTGATGAGGAGCAAGCTGGTCCAATTACAGAAAGTGGCTAA
- the LOC106372400 gene encoding ER membrane protein complex subunit 1 yields MAMALRLYLLLLVFLSSAIVSFSLYEDQVGLMDWHQRYIGKVKHAVFHTQKTGRKRVIVSTEENVVASLDLRHGEIFWRHVLGTKDAIDGVDIALGKYVITLSSEGSMVRAWNLPDGQMVWETSLHSAQHSKSLLSVPVNLKVDKDYPILVFGGGYLHAVSPIDGEVLWKKDFTAEGFEVQRVLQPLESSIIYVLGFLHSSEAIVYQIDSKSGEVVAEKSKAFPGGFSGEVASVSNDKVVVLDSTRSILVTISFVDEEISFQKTLISDLVEDSGEAEILSPLLSNMLAVKVNKRTIFVRVGDQGKLEMVDSLSDETAMSDSLPVADDQVAFASVHHEGSKIHLTVKLVDDLDTVLLRESIQMDQHRGRVDKVFINNYIKTDRSNGFRALIVMEDHSLLLLQQGAIVWSREEGLASVTDVTTAELPVEKDGVSVAKVEHTLVDWLKGHILKLKGSLLLASPEDVVAIQEMRMKSSGRSKLTRDHNGFRKLFIALTRAGKLYALHTGDGRIVWSTLLKSPACARPSGISLYQWQVPHHHAMDENPSVLVVGRCGSDSSSPGVLSFVDVYTGKEISSSDIGHSVVQVMPLPFTDSTEQRLHLIADTDGHVHLYPKTSEALSIFQREFQNVYWYNVEGDDGIVRGHGMKSSCSGETADEYCFTTRELWTVVFPSESEKIISTLTRKPNEVVHTQAKVSTDQDVLYKYVSRNLLFVATVSPKGAGEIGSVTPEESALVVYLIDTVTGRILHRLSHQGCQGPVHAVFSENWVVYHYFNLRAHKYEVTVVEIYDQSRAENKNVWKLVLGKHNLTAPISSYSRPEMFTKSQSYFFPQSVKTIAVTSTAKGITSKQLLIGTIGDQILALDKRFVDPRRTLNPSQAEKEEGIIPLTDSLPIIPQSYITHSLKVEGLRGIVTAPAKLESTTHVFAYGVDLFYTRLAPSKTYDSLTDDFSYALLLITIVALVAAIYITWALSEKKELSEKWR; encoded by the exons ATGGCTATGGCGCTTAGGTTGTATCTTCTCCTCCTCGTATTCTTATCATCTGCGATTGTATCTTTCTCCCTTTATGAAGATCAAGTCGGCCTCATGGACTG GCACCAACGTTACATTGGGAAAGTGAAGCACGCAGTGTTCCACACTCAGAAGACTGGGAGAAAGCGTGTTATTGTCTCAACCGAGGAGAATGTTGTTGCCTCACTTGATCTCAGACATGGAGAGATTT TTTGGCGACATGTTCTCGGGACAAAGGATGCTATCGATGGAGTTGACATTGCCTTGGGAAAAT ATGTTATTACCCTTTCATCAGAAGGAAGTATGGTAAGAGCATGGAACCTTCCTGATGGTCAGATGGTGTGGGAAACGTCTCTGCATAGCGCACAGCATTCAAAATCACTCTTATCGGTGCCG GTCAATTTGAAGGTTGACAAGGACTACCCTATTCTTGTTTTCGGTGGTGGGTACCTTCATGCTGTTTCTCCTATAGATGGTGAGGTTCTCTGGAAAAAGGATTTCACAGCAGAAGG GTTTGAAGTTCAAAGGGTTCTTCAACCTCTTGAGAGCAGTATAATTTACGTGCTGGGATTCCTTCACTCATCTGAGGCTATTGTTTACCAGATTGACTCCAAAAGTGGAGAGGTTGTGGCAGAAAAAAGTAAGGCGTTCCCTGGTGGATTCTCTGGCGAAGTTGCATCAGTTTCAAACGATAAGGTCGTTGTTCTTGACTCAACAAGGTCAATCTTGGTCACCATCAGCTTCGTAGATGAAGAGATCAGCTTCCAGAAGACTCTTATCTCAGATCTCGTTGAGGACTCCGGAGAGGCTGAGATTTTATCTCCTCTTCTTAGCAACATGCTCGCTGTAAAAGTAAACAAACGCACTATCTTCGTGCGTGTCGGTGACCAAGGAAAGCTGGAGATGGTAGACTCGTTATCCGACGAAACAGCAATGAGCGATTCGCTTCCAGTTGCAGACGACCAAGTGGCATTTGCCTCGGTTCATCACGAAGGGAGCAAGATTCACCTCACGGTGAAACTCGTGGACGACTTGGATACTGTGTTGCTTAGAGAGAGCATTCAGATGGACCAGCACAGAGGGCGTGTGGATAAAGTTTTTATCAACAACTATATCAAGACGGACAGGAGTAATGGGTTCAGGGCGCTTATCGTGATGGAAGATCACTCGCTCTTGTTGCTGCAACAAGGGGCGATTGTTTGGAGCAGGGAAGAAGGATTGGCTTCGGTTACTGATGTTACGACGGCGGAACTCCCTGTGGAGAAGGATGGTGTTTCAGTGGCGAAAGTGGAACACACTCTCGTTGATTGGCTTAAG GGGCACATCCTGAAGCTCAAGGGGTCCTTGCTGCTAGCAAGCCCAGAGGATGTGGTAGCAATTCAAGAAATGAGGATGAAGAGCTCTGGGAGGAGCAAACTAACCCGTGACCATAACGGCTTTCGTAAATTATTCATAGCACTTACTCGAGCTGGAAAGCTTTATGCTCTGCACACTGGAGACGGGAGGATTGTCTGGTCTACGCTGCTAAAATCTCCAGCCTGTGCACGCCCTAGCGGTATTAGCTTGTACCAATGGCAGGTCCCTCATCATCACGCCATGGACGAGAATCCCTCAGTTCTTGTAGTTGGCAGATgcggatcagattcaagttcccCCGGTGTGCTTTCATTCGTAGATGTGTACACAGGGAAGGAGATTAGCTCATCAGATATTGGCCACTCCGTTGTTCAAGTTATGCCTCTTCCGTTTACCGATTCAACGGAGCAACGTCTGCATCTGATAGCTGATACCGATGGACATGTTCACTTGTATCCGAAAACCTCAGAGGCTCTCAGCATCTTTCAACGCGAGTTTCAGAATGTGTATTGGTACAATGTGGAGGGTGATGATGGTATTGTCAGAGGACACGGTATGAAGAGCAGTTGCTCTGGTGAGACAGCAGATGAGTACTGCTTTACTACAAGGGAGCTTTGGACTGTTGTGTTTCCTTCGGAATCTGAGAAGATCATTTCAACACTAACCCGAAAACCAAACGAG GTTGTTCATACGCAAGCCAAAGTCAGCACAGACCAAGACGTGTTGTATAAATACGTATCGAGAAACTTGCTGTTTGTGGCCACTGTGTCACCAAAAGGAGCTGGTGAGATTGGTTCGGTTACACCAGAGGAGTCAGCACTTGTAGTATACCTCATTGACACCGTCACTGGGCGTATACTGCACCGTTTGTCACATCAAGGCTGCCAAGGGCCAGTTCATGCT GTGTTTAGTGAGAATTGGGTTGTTTACCACTACTTCAATCTTCGAGCTCACAAGTACGAGGTTACGGTGGTTGAGATCTATGATCAGTCCCGGGCG GAGAACAAAAATGTGTGGAAACTTGTTCTAGGAAAGCACAATCTAACAGCACCAATCTCTTCATACTCAAGACCAGAGATGTTCACAAAGTCGCAGTCATACTTCTTCCCTCAGTCCGTGAAAACCATCGCGGTGACATCAACAGCAAAGGGTATCACTTCAAAGCAGCTTCTCATTGGTACCATCGGTGATCAG ATATTGGCACTTGATAAACGGTTTGTGGATCCAAGACGGACACTTAACCCCTCACAAGctgagaaagaagaaggaatCATCCCTCTCACGGATTCATTACCCATAATTCCTCAG TCATACATCACACACTCCCTCAAAGTAGAAGGTTTAAGAGGCATAGTAACAGCTCCAGCCAAGCTAGAGTCAACAACACACGTCTTTGCCTATGGAGTGGATCTCTTCTACACAAGGCTTGCTCCTTCAAAGACCTACGACTCCCTGACAGACGATTTCAGCTACGCACTTCTTTTGATCACGATTGTGGCTCTCGTTGCAGCCATCTACATCACTTGGGCCCTGTCGGAGAAGAAGGAACTAAGTGAAAAATGGAGGTGA